GCAACGACAAAAAATGTCAGTTATGTTAATCCGGTCAGTCCGAATTACCTCGCGGATGGCCCGAATTCATTAACTGATGGGATCCGTGGAACAGCTGCGGTGAATAAATACTGGCATGGCTTCAATGGCCAGGACCTGATTGCCACGATTGATCTTGGAAAACAGATGGATATTGGCAGCATCAGCCTCGGGTGTTTACAGAATTATAAAGATTGGATCATGATGCCACGATGGGTGAAATTTGAAAGCGCTGAGGATGGAATCAATTTTAAAGAACTGAAGACGATCAATAGCCCTGTTTCACCGGAAGATAAGATGACATTGATCCATGATTTTAAAGCCAGCTTTAATCAGAGGAAGGCCCGGTTTATCCGCGTCACCGCAAAAGTACTGGAGGCATTACCTAAAGGTCATAGTGGCGAAGGAAAGCCTGCCTGGCTATTTGCAGATGAAATTGTGGTTACCAAATAGGAAGTATTTGAACATTTTGAACGGAGTAAATGTTAGTGGGTAAATGTTATATTTGTTTTGGAGCAAATCATATTGCTTCTGCAAGAAGTATCATCCCCTATGAAAATACCGAGTCTGCCAGCTAATGAAAAGGAACGATTACTTGCTTTAAAAAGTTATGAACTTCTGGATTCCGAATCAGAAAAAGAGTTTGATAGAATAACGGAACTGGCATCTTTAATTTGTGAATGCCCGGTTTCGTTAATTACCCTGATCGACGAAAACAGACAGTGGTTTAAGTCTAAGGTCGGGACTCTTGAAGTGGAAACCTCAAGGTCACTTGCGTTTTGTCAATATACGATTCTGAATAAAGGGATCTTTGAGGTAGAAGATGCCAGTAAGGATGAAAGGTTCAGGGATGGCGTAGTGGTAACCGGAGCACCCCATATCAGGTTTTATGCAGGTTATCCTCTTGTAGATCCTGCAGGGCATGCTTTAGGTTCCTTATGTGTGTTGAGTCCAAAGCCTAAAGTATTGAATGAGGCGCAAAAGAAAGCTTTGATCTTGCTGGCGGAACAAGCTATGGAACTGATCCTGGAAAGAAGAAAAGCGGAAGAAATCCGTTTTTTTGAGAAATTCTACCGGCTGTCTAATGACCTGATTTGTATATCTAATCTGGATGGTCAGCTCAGACGTGTCAATCCGGCATTCGAAAAGGTGCTGGGCTGGAGTCAGGAGCATATCCTGAGTCACAATTTTTTAAGTTTAATTCATCCTGAGGATCTGGAAGCTTGTGTCAAGGAGTTGGAGAAACTATCTGCAGGACAAGATACCACCAATTTTATCAGTCGTTGCAAGACAATTAATGGAGATTATAAAGTCCTTCAATGGACGGCAACCCCTGAACCCGGTACCGGAAATGTCTTTGGCATTGCAAGGGATATTACACTGGAAAGTCTAAGGGCAGAACAGGTCCGGGAAAGCGAAAATAAAATGCGGTCTTTTTTTGAGAACTCTCAGGGTTTAATGTGTACCCATGATTTTGAGGGTAATTTTAAAGCGGTAAATTTTGCCGGGGCAGAATTACTGGGTTATACAACAGAAGAATTTTGTAAGCTGAGCTTATCAGAACTTATTCCTCCAAAGCATCATTCGCAGCTAAAAGAATACCTGAGGGAAATCAAAACAGCCCGGACTTCTTCTGGTTTGCTGACTACGCTTCATAAAAATGGTTCACATAAGGTGTGGCTTTATAATAACCTGGTAGAGTCTGATCAGTCTGGAAACTTTTATGTCATTGTGAACTCCATTGATGTAACGGGAAAGCACCGTCTGGAACAGGCTTTGGAGCGGACGAAAAAAATGTTGGAACAAACAAATCAAATGGCTCAGATCGGGGGCTGGGACCTGGATGTAGTTCATCATAAAATAACCTGGTCTGAAGTCACCAAGCAGATTCATGAGGTGGAATTTGACTTTGAGCCTGACCTGAGCACTGCGATTCAGTTTTATAAGGAAGGTGAGCACAGGGATAAAATCAATAAAGCAGTGGAACTGGCCATTAGCAAGGGGAAAACCTGGGATCTTGAGTTGATCATTGTTACTGCGAAGGGAAATGAACGCTGGGTGAGGGCATTGGGGCATGCAGAATTTGAAAAGGGAACCTGTAAAAGGATATTTGGAACATTTCAGGATATTACGGATAAAAAGAATGCGGAGATCGCCTTGTTTGAAGAGAAAGCGCGGCTTTCTGCTTTCGTGACTCATGCCCCTGCGGCAGTGGCGATGTTTGATAAAGACATAAAATACATTGCTGCAAGTAACCGCTGGACAGAAGAGTATCATTTGCAGGATGTGGAGATTTTAGGGAGGTCTCATTACGATGTCTTCCCTAACATTACCAGGGAATGGAAGGAGATTCATAACAGATGTCTGAAAGGAGAGGTGATCAAAAAAGGCACAGACATCTGGAGGCCGGAGGGCTGGGATCACGATCAATACCTTCGTTGGGAAGTGAGGCCCTGGTACCAGTTTGATAAAACCGTAGGCGGGATTATGATGTTTACACAGGACATCACGGAAAGTAGTAAGCAAGGGGTAGAACTTCAAAAAGCAAAAGATCAGGCAGAGCTGGCCAGTCTGGCAAAGTCTGAATTTCTCGCCAATATGAGCCATGAAATCAGAACTCCCTTAAATGGAGTCATCGGTTTTACGGATCTGGTCTTAAAGACTTCTCTCAGTCCCACACAACAACAATACCTGAATATTGTCAATGAATCTGCAAATGCCTTGCTGGGTATTATTAATGACATTCTTGACTTTTCGAAAATAGAATCGGGGAAACTGGAGCTTGATGTAGATAAATGTGACCTCTATGAGATGAGCAACCAGACTGTGGATATCAATACCTATCAGGCACAGAGAAAAGGACTGGAAATGTTGCTGAACGTATCCGAAGACTTACCCCGTTTTATATGGGCTGACGAAGTAAGGTTAAGACAGGTGCTGATCAATTTACTGAGTAATGCGGTAAAGTTTACAGAAGAAGGAGAGATCGAGCTAAAAATAACAGCTTTAGCAACACCTGAAGAAGGAAAGACCCTATTCCGTTTTCTGGTAAGGGATACCGGGATCGGAATTCATGAAAGTAAACAAGATAAGATATTTGAGGCCTTTTCTCAGGAAGACGGTTCTACCACTAAAAAATATGGAGGAACCGGCCTCGGGCTCACCATTTCCAACCAACTATTAGGTTTGATGGGGAGCCAATTGAAACTAAGTAGTAAACCGGGCAAAGGCAGCACCTTTTTCTTTGATCTTCTGTTGAATTCGGAAGAAGGAGAGCCTTTGGAATGGAGTGACCTTTCGCTGATTAAAAGGGTTCTGGTAGTAGATGACAACAAAAATAACAGGACCATCCTGGAACAGATGCTCCTGTTAAAGGGAATCATTCCCGTTTCAGTAGATGATGGTTTTAAGGCAATAAAATTACTCAGTAAAGGAGAACAGTTTGATGTGATCCTGATGGATTATCACATGCCCGAAATGGATGGTCTGGAAACCATCAGACAAATCCGGAAAAAATTTAATAGCCGGTCAGATACTCAGCCTGTGGTATTGTTGTTCAGCTCATCTGATGACGATACGGTTGTGCGGGCATGTGATGAGCTGGATATCAACTGTCGTTTGGCAAAACCTGTTAAAATGAGGGATATGTATTATGCACTTTCTCATTTGTATCAGGTAAGTAAAG
This region of Pedobacter steynii genomic DNA includes:
- a CDS encoding PAS domain S-box protein, translating into MKIPSLPANEKERLLALKSYELLDSESEKEFDRITELASLICECPVSLITLIDENRQWFKSKVGTLEVETSRSLAFCQYTILNKGIFEVEDASKDERFRDGVVVTGAPHIRFYAGYPLVDPAGHALGSLCVLSPKPKVLNEAQKKALILLAEQAMELILERRKAEEIRFFEKFYRLSNDLICISNLDGQLRRVNPAFEKVLGWSQEHILSHNFLSLIHPEDLEACVKELEKLSAGQDTTNFISRCKTINGDYKVLQWTATPEPGTGNVFGIARDITLESLRAEQVRESENKMRSFFENSQGLMCTHDFEGNFKAVNFAGAELLGYTTEEFCKLSLSELIPPKHHSQLKEYLREIKTARTSSGLLTTLHKNGSHKVWLYNNLVESDQSGNFYVIVNSIDVTGKHRLEQALERTKKMLEQTNQMAQIGGWDLDVVHHKITWSEVTKQIHEVEFDFEPDLSTAIQFYKEGEHRDKINKAVELAISKGKTWDLELIIVTAKGNERWVRALGHAEFEKGTCKRIFGTFQDITDKKNAEIALFEEKARLSAFVTHAPAAVAMFDKDIKYIAASNRWTEEYHLQDVEILGRSHYDVFPNITREWKEIHNRCLKGEVIKKGTDIWRPEGWDHDQYLRWEVRPWYQFDKTVGGIMMFTQDITESSKQGVELQKAKDQAELASLAKSEFLANMSHEIRTPLNGVIGFTDLVLKTSLSPTQQQYLNIVNESANALLGIINDILDFSKIESGKLELDVDKCDLYEMSNQTVDINTYQAQRKGLEMLLNVSEDLPRFIWADEVRLRQVLINLLSNAVKFTEEGEIELKITALATPEEGKTLFRFLVRDTGIGIHESKQDKIFEAFSQEDGSTTKKYGGTGLGLTISNQLLGLMGSQLKLSSKPGKGSTFFFDLLLNSEEGEPLEWSDLSLIKRVLVVDDNKNNRTILEQMLLLKGIIPVSVDDGFKAIKLLSKGEQFDVILMDYHMPEMDGLETIRQIRKKFNSRSDTQPVVLLFSSSDDDTVVRACDELDINCRLAKPVKMRDMYYALSHLYQVSKGGLEESPAILAGGSKSLIHVLIAEDNLINMLLAKTIVKRIAPNAKIHEASNGLQCLEHCKDQIPDIILMDVQMPEMNGYEATAYIREKMRIEDLPIIALTAGNVKGEKEKCILAGMNDFLSKPVLEEEIAEVFKKWLK